CCGCAAGCTGGCCGAGGACAAGGACCTGGAGGCGCTGCGCCTGCGGCTGAAGCCGAAGGCGCGCAAGGCGCTGTCGGAGGCCGCCGCGGCCACCGCCGGGCGGACCGGTGGCGAGGCCGTCGAGCGGACGGGGCTGAAGGACTGGACGATCGGGGCGCTGTCGCGGGTCTTCGAGACCCGCCGGGCGGGCCAGCCGGTCAAGGCCTACCCCGCGCTGGTGGACGACGGCGGCTCGGTCTCGGTGCGCCTCTTCGACACCGAGGCCGAGCAGGCGGAGGCGATGTGGCGGGGCACCCGCCGGCTGATCATGCTGAACATCCCGGTGAATCCGGCGAAGTTCGCCTCCGACCGGATGTCCAACCAGCAGAAGCTGGCGCTGTCCGCCAACCCGCACGGCTCGGTCCAGGCGCTCTTCGAGGACTGCGCGACGGCCGCCGCCGACAAGCTGATCGCGGACCACGGCGGACCCGCCTGGGACGAGGAGTCGTTCCGCAAGCTCTACGACCGGGTCCGTGCGGACCTGGTGGACGCGACCGTGCGGACCGTCGACCGGGTGGGGCAGATCCTGGCCGCGTGGCAGGCCTGTGAGCGCCGCCTCAAGAGCACCACCAGCCCGGCGCTCGCCGGCAACGTCGAGGATGTCCGCGAGCAGCTCGCCTGGCTGGTGCCGCCCGGATTCGTGACCCGGACCGGCCTTCGGCGGCTGCCCGACCTGATGCGCTACCTGGTCGCGGTGGACCGCCGGCTGCAGCAGATGCCGACCTCCGTCCAGCGCGACACGACGCGCATGGAGAAGGTCCGGGAGATGCAAAACGAGTACGCCTGGCTGCTGGAGCAGCTGCCCGCGGGCCGGCCGGTGCCGCAGGAGGTCCGGGACATCCGCTGGATGATCGAGGAACTGCGGGTGAGCTACTTCGCCCATGCGCTGGGCACCGCGTACCCGGTCTCCGACAAGCGCATCGTCAAGGCGATCGACGCCGCTGCGCCGTGACGCGGCCGTAGCCTTGAGTGAGTTCGACCGGACCCTCTGACCTGCTGTACAGTCTCTCTCGCAGCCAACGGAAGACCGGCTGCGAAACCTGGTCCTGTGGAGCAGTTTGGAGTGCTCGCCACCCTGTCAAGGTGGAGGCCGCGGGTTCAAATCCCGTCAGGACCGCAGCTCAACGGAAGGCCCGCGCCAAGTGGTGCGGGCCTTTTGGCGTATTGACTGGGGCTTCCGCCGCCGGTACCCAGTCAGAACAGGGGTTGCGGGGCCCCCGGATCCGCGGAGGTGGCGCGATGGCGGCATCCACAGCGAGACACGAGACCAGGGCGCTGCTGCGCGCCCATCTGGCGGCCTTCTCCGGCTACCGGCACCTCACCCGGCAGTGCCCGGTCTGCCATCGGCTGCTGCGCCTCGCCATGGACCCGGCGGAGGCCGTGCCGGAAGAGCCCGCTCCGCCGTCCGCCGCGGCCCTGGGGGGCCGTCAGACGCCTTTCGTCACGCAGGCCCTGGGGAGCCGGGAGAGCCAGGAAGACCGGGAGAGCCGGCAGAGCCGGGCGGACACGACGGGAACGTCGGTCGCGGCGGGCACCGCGACGGCGGCGGGCAGGACGGAACCGGGCGCCACGGCGACGGCGGCGGAACCCGGCACCGCGGCGACGGCGGCGGGCACGGCGGAACCGGGCGCGGCGGAAGCCGGGCACCGTGCCGGCTCCGGGGCCGAAGACCCCGTCCGTCCATGACCGATGGCGCCGCGCCGCCCCCGGCGGTCGAGTGGCACGCCTGCCACGGAGGAGGGATGGCCCATCCTCGGCAAGACCTTCGGTATGTGACGTGAGTCACCGGATCAGTTCGAGGAGCGGGCGGCTTCCCGCACTCCTCGCAGGAGAAAAATCAAATACGTACAATTGCACACCGGTCTGAGCAGCCCGGCACCACACCGCAGGGGTCCCGGAGACCCCCTACGGGACACCGGCCCCTTCCCCCGAACCGCCCATGTCTCCCCGGCCGGCCACGCCACCTGCGGGAACCCCGGCACACAAAAAGATCGCGCTGGACCCGGCGGAGTCCAGCGCGATCGACGACGAAACCTGTTGGGGCAGGCGCCCGCCGTGTCGAGCTCAGTGCAGGGCTACCCGGATTGGGGGTCCGGAACGCCCTTGATCGGGGTGTCAGGCCTCGCTGCGCTGCTGCGGGATACCCGCCAGCAGTGCACGGACCTCAGCCTCGCGGTACCGGCGGTGTCCACCGAGGGTACGGATGGACGTGAGCTTGCCTGCCTTGGCCCAGCGCGTGACCGTCTTCGGGTCCACGCGGAACATGGTGGCAACCTCAGCCGGGGTCAGCAGCGGCTCGGCATCAGGGGTGCGAGCGGTCATGAGCGGCCTCCTCGGGAGAACCGAACCTTCTCGGTTCTTTCCTCTAAATTCTGCACCTTGACCCGCGTTGCCCGAAATGGCGGACGCAGGCCGAGTCGGTTATAGGACGAACGGCTTGTCCTCGGCACTACAACTACACCATCTGTCCAGCCACGTCGGCCAAACCGATGGAATTGCCCTCTCAGGTGTTCATCAGCGGCGGAAGCCGGTGGTTCATGCCATAACGGACAGTCACGTCACAGTGACGATCAGTCACAGAGCGATCAGGAGCCATCAGACCCCCCATAGAGTGCAATGCTGAGATTTCCGCCCTTAGGTAGGCGGAAGGAACCCTCCCCGGACTCCTTGTCCTATTTTGGCATGAGGGTGGGCGAGGGTTGCAAGCGGCGACTTAGTGCCGTCCATCACGCTTGAACCAAAGGCCCGGATCGGGATGTACGTCCCCTACATGCCCGGTTCATGCCCGGTTCGGTTGCGGGAAGCGTACGCGACGCCCGACCGTCAGTTCGCGAACTGACGGTCCCGGACCGCCCGCCAGCGGTCCGTGAGCCGGCCGTAGGCCGCACCCGCGCCCTCGCCGTCACCGTCCCGAAGCGCCGCGATACCCGCCGCCACATCGGCGGCCGACCGGTCCCCGGCCAGCAGGTCCGGGGGCAGGGCGTGGACCAGCCCGCCGTAGTCGAGTTCGACCAGGGAGCGCGGATGGAAGTCCTCCAGCCAGCGCCCCACGTCCACCAGCCCCTCCGTGAGCGGACCCTCCTCGATCGTGTCCCGCAGGGTCCTCAGGGCCCGCGCCAGCCTGCGCCTGGCCTGCACCATCGGTGTGCGGTAGCGCAGCACCGGCGGCACCCCGGGCACCTCGCCCGGCTCGTACTCGCGCTCGTCGTCCGCGAACAGCACGAACCAGCGCACCGGGACCTGCCACACCGCGGTCCTGATCCACGGGCGGGCGTCGGGGTTGCGGTCCCGCCACGCCTCGTAGTCGGCGGTGGCCTGGCCCCGCACCACCGGCGGCAGCACCGCGTCGAGCACCGGGGGCGGGAACAGCCCGGTCAGCTCCTCCAGGGCCAGCCAGCCGCGCAGCCGGGTCCGCCAGGGGCAGACCCGGACGACCCCGTCGTCCTCGGTGACGAAGGCGTCGGCGCTCTCGTGGACCGGCACCGGCACGGGGGGCGTGGGCAGCAGGTCCACCAGGGACCGCCGGAGCTCGTCCTGGGCGGTGGGGGCCCGGCCGGACCGGGCATAACGGGACCAGTGACTCCGCTCGGGCTCCGGGAACGCCGCCAGCGGCTCGTACACCCGCAGGTAGGACGCGTACGGGACGAGCACTGAAGTGACGGCCGGCATGTCACCGATCCTTCCACGCAGATACTCCGGGAGAGGGTGATCCTGAGCACTGGCACCGATCTACCCCCGCGTAGGACTTACTCTCTTGCCCATCAGGTCCCTCCCCACCCGCAGGAGGGCCGACAATCGCCGCTTCGTACTTGGGAGTCACCACCGTGACCGATGTGACCGACGGCGTCCTGCACACCCTGTTCCACTCGGACCAGGGCGGACATGAGCAAGTCGTGCTCTGCCAGGACCGCGCCAGTGGTTTGAAGGCCGTCATCGCCATCCACTCGACCGCTCTGGGCCCCGCCCTCGGCGGCACCCGCTTCTACCCGTACGCCTCCGAGGAAGCGGCCGTCGCCGACGCGCTGAACCTCTCCCGGGGGATGTCGTACAAGAACGCCATGGCCGGCCTCGACCACGGCGGCGGCAAGGCCGTGATCATCGGGGATCCCGAGCGGATCAAGTCCGAGGAGCTGCTGCTGGCCTACGGCCGGTTCGTGGCGTCCCTCGGCGGCCGTTACGTCACGGCCTGCGACGTCGGCACGTACGTGGCCGACATGGACGTGGTGGCCCGCGAGTGCCGCTGGACCACCGGCCGCTCCCCCGAGAACGGCGGCGCCGGCGACTCCTCCGTCCTCACCGCCTACGGCGTGTTCCAGGGCATGCGTGCCTCCGCGCAAGCCGAGTGGGGCGACCCCACACTGCACGGCCGCACGGTCGGTGTCGCGGGTGTCGGCAAGGTCGGCCACTACCTGGTCGAGCACCTGCTGGAGGACGGCGCCGAGGTCGTGGTCACCGATGTGCGCGAGGAGTCGGTGCGGCGGATCACCGACAGGTTCCCGCAGGTGCGGGTGGCCCGGGACACCGACGAGCTCATCCGCACCGAGGGGCTGGACATCTACGCCCCCTGTGCCCTCGGCGGCGCGCTGGACGACGAGACCGTGCCCGTGCTGACCGCCCGGATCGTGTGCGGCGCGGCCAACAACCAGCTCGCCCACCCGGGCGTCGAGAAGGACCTCGCCGACCGCCGCATCCTCTACGCCCCCGACTACGTGGTGAACGCGGGTGGGGTGATCCAGGTCGCCGACGAGCTGCACGGGTTCGACTTCGACCGCTGCAAGGCGAAGGCGTCGAGGATCTTCGACACCACGCTGGCGATATTCGCACGTGCGAAGGAAGACGGTATTCCGCCGGCCGCGGCCGCGGACCGTATCGCGGAGCAGCGGATCGCGGAGGCGCGCCGCCGATAGCATCCCGCGGGTGCTCCTCGCCGACCGGGGGAGACAAGACTCACTGCCGGTCGGCGAGCCGCCCGCCGAGAAGAGGTTAAAATCGCGGTTGACCAGCGAGGACGGGGCGCCTCGCGGGTCCTGCGAGGTGGCGCGTGATGCGGGCGGCGTACCGTATGGCCGCGGAAGCAGGTACCGTTGAAGCCCTACGGACCGGTCTCTCCACGGAGAGCCCGCTCCGAACCATGAACGCGTGTCAAGACTCTGGGGCCGTCGAGCCCCGTCACCGAGGGGGTCGAGCCATGGGGCGCGGCCGGGCCAAGGCCAAGCAGACGAAGGTCGCCCGCCAGCTGAAGTACAACAGCGGTGGGACGGATCTCTCACGTCTGGCCAGCGAGCTGGGCGCATCGACTTCGAGTCAACCGCCGAACGCGGAGCCGTTCGAGGACGACGAGGACGACGACCCGTACGCCCGCTACGCGGAGATGTACAACGACGAGGAGGACGAGGACGAGGAGTCCGGTCCCTCGTCGCAGCGTCGCGGCGCTTGACGCCCGCATCCTTCAGACCCGGTCCGGGGCCCCGCCCCGGACCGGGTTCTGTGCTGTTCAGCTCGCGTAGTCGCCGACCATCCCGGCGCCGGTGGGGCGCTCGCCGCGCTCGGTGATCTCACCGGCGACCCAGGCGTCCAGGCCGCGGTCGGCGAGCGTCGTCAGGGCGACGTCGACCGACTCCTGCGGAACGACGGCCATCATGCCGACGCCCATGTTGAGGGTCTTCTCCAGCTCCGCGCGCTCGACCCGGCCGGCGGCGCCGACGAGGCCGAAGACCGCCCCCGGCGTCCACGTGGACCGGTCGACGACCGCGTGCAGCCCGTCGGGGACCACGCGCGCCAGGTTGGCCGCGAGTCCGCCGCCGGTGATGTGGCTGAAGGCGTGCACCTCGGTGGTACGGGTCAGCGCCAGGCAGTCCAGCGAGTAGATCCTGGTCGGCTCGAGCAGTTCCTCGCCGAGGGTGCGGCCGAACTCCGGGACCTCCCGGTCGAGCGTCCAGCCCGCCCGGTCGAAGACCACGTGCCGCACGAGGGAGTACCCGTTCGAGTGAAGGCCCGAGGAGGCCATCGCGATCACCACGTCGCCCGTGCGGATGCGCTCGGCGCCCAGCAGCCGGTCGGCCTCCACGACGCCCGTACCGGCCCCGGCGACGTCGAAGTCGTCCGGGCCCAGCAGACCGGGGTGTTCGGCGGTCTCGCCGCCGACCAGGGCGCAGCCGGCGAGCACGCAGCCCTCGGCGATGCCCTTGACGACGGCGGCCACCCGCTCGGGGTGGACCTTGCCGACGCAGATGTAGTCGGTCATGAAGAGCGGCTCCGCGCCGCAGACGACGATGTCGTCCATGACCATTCCGACCAGGTCGTGGCCGATGGTGTCGTACACGCCCATCCGGCGGGCGAGGTCGACCTTGGTGCCCACGCCGTCGGTGGCGGACGCGAGCAGCGGGCGCTGGTAGCGCTTGAGGGCTGAGGCGTCGAAGAGCCCGGCGAAGCCGCCGATGCCGCCGAGGACCTCGGGGCGGCGGGTCTTCTTCACCCACTCCTTCATCAGCTCGACGGCGCGGTCGCCCGCCTCGATGTCGACGCCCGCCGCGGCGTAGGAAGCACCTGTCTCAGACATTGCCTGGGATCTTTCGGTTGGGATGAGGGGACCTGATCACGGACGACGGAGCGCGTCGGCGGCGTCGGCGCCGCCCGCAAGCTCGGTCTCCAGCAGCTGCTTGCCGAGCAGCTCGGGGTCGGGCAGTTCCATCGGGTACTCGCCGTCGAAGCAGGCGCGGCACAGGTTCGGCTTGTCGATGGTGGTGGCCTCGATCATGCCGTCGATGGAGATGTACGCCAGCGAGTCGGCGCCCAGCGAGGTGCCGATCTCGTCGATCGTCATGCCGTTGGCGATCAGCTCGGCGCGGGTCGCGAAGTCGATGCCGAAGAAGCACGGCCACTTGACGGGCGGCGACGAGATCCTGATGTGGACCTCGGCGGCTCCGGCCTCGCGGAGCATCCTCACCAGGGCGCGCTGGGTGTTGCCGCGGACGATCGAGTCGTCGACCACCACGAGCCGCTTGCCCTTGATGACTTCCTTGAGGGGGTTCAGCTTGAGGCGGATGCCCAGCTGGCGGATCGTCTGGGACGGCTGGATGAACGTCCGGCCCACATAGGCGTTCTTGACCAGGCCCGAGCCGTAGGGGATGCCCGAGGCCTCCGCGTAGCCGATGGCCGCGGGGGTGCCGGACTCCGGCGTCGCTATGACGAGATCGGCCTCGACCGGCGCCTCCTTCGCCAGGCGGCGGCCCATCTCCACGCGGGAGAGGTACACGTTCCGGCCGGCGATGTCGGTGTCGGGGCGGGCGAGGTAGACGTACTCGAAGACACAGCCCTTGGGCTTCGCTTCTGCGAAGCGGGAGGTGCGGATGCCGTTCTCGTCGATCGCGATGAGCTCACCCGGCTCGATCTCGCGCACCAGGCTCGCCCCGCAGATGTCCAGGGCGGCCGACTCGGAGGCGATCACCCAACCGCGTTCCAGCCGGCCGAGGACCAGCGGGCGGATGCCCTGCGGGTCGCGGGCGGCGTAGAGGGTGTCCTCGTCCATGAAGACGAGGGAGAAGGCGCCCCGGACGTCGGGGAGGACCTTGGCTGCAGCCTCCTCGACGGTGAGGGGCTTGCCGTCGTCGTCGGTCTGCCCGGCGAGCAGCGCGGTGACGAGGTCGGTGTCGTTGGTGGCGGCGACCTGGGTGGCGCGGCCGTCCTGGCGGGGCAGGCCGGCGACCATCTCGGCGAGCTGGGCCGTGTTGACCAGGTTGCCGTTGTGGCCGAGCGCGATGGAGCCGTGGGCGGTCGCCCGGAAGGTCGGCTGGGCGTTCTCCCACACGGAGGCGCCCGTGGTCGAGTAGCGGGCGTGACCGACCGCGATGTGGCCCTGGAGGGAGCCGAGGGAGGTCTCGTCGAAGACCTGGGACACCAGGCCCATGTCCTTGAAGACGAGGATCTGGGAGCCGTTGCTGACCGCGATGCCCGCGGATTCCTGGCCCCGGTGTTGAAGGGCGTAGAGCCCGAAGTACGTGAGCTTGGCGACCTCTTCACCCGGAGCCCAGACACCGAAGACGCCGCAAGCGTCCTGGGGGCCCTTCTCGCCGGGGAGCAGGTCGTGGCTGAGTCGTCCGTCACCACGTGGCACGGCACCGAGTGTAGGCGAGATCGACCACTGGTCCGAATTGGGGATACGGCGCAGAACCGCCCCGACGCGATCGGAGGTTCCCACAAAAGCCGCGTAATGAAGCCTTTGGGGGGTCCTACGGGCCGGTAGGGGGCGGGGAGGGGCGTGCCGCACATCACTCTCCGCACTGCCGGAGCGGGTCCTGAGCGAGTGCCGGGCGGGTGCCGGGCGAGTACCGGGGGGCTCCTGAGCGGGTACCGGACGGCTACCGGCGGTGACGGCGCGAGGGCGGGACGGGGACCGCCGGGCGGGGGGCGGCGTACGGAGTGGCGTACGGAGCGGCGTACCGAGTGGAGGCGCGCCGGGCGGGAGGCGTACGGAGCGGAGGGCGAGGGCGCCGGGCGGCCGCCGGCTGACGGCTGACGGCTGACGGCTCCTCGCGGGCCCGCATGACCTTGCCGACCCTGCGGACCCTGAGCGCCCACGTCACCCCGCGGACCGGCGTCCTCAGCCGGCGGCCGCCACCAGTCCCTTACCGCTGTCCTCGGAGGTGAGGGTCAGACTGCGGTGGTCCAGCTCGTACGACACCGTGCCCGTGAGGGCTTCGGTCACTGCCTGCTCCACCATTCCCGCGGTGCCGGCACACATCTTGCGGGTGCTGGACAGCCGGCCGACGGTGAGCGTCGAGCCGGACGTCTTCACCTCGGCCCGGAAGTCGTTGCAGCCGAGGTTGCCGCTCAGGGAGCCGTCCTCACCGATCACGAAGTGCGCCCTGCCCTCGGTACCGGCCGGCAGGGAGGCGGCCGTCTCCCCCTGGAGCAGGGAGGTGACGGTCCACTTGGTGCCCACCAGCGGGGCGGCGGGCTGAGCGGTCAGCGCGATCGAGTCGCCCCCGGCGCCTGCCAGGGTCAGGTTCTTCTCCGAGACCTTCGCCTTCAGCTCGCCGGAGAAGGCCGCGCGCAGGGCCTCCTCGAAGCCGGCGACGCCCGGCGGGCAGCCCATCTCGGTCGCCTCCCCGGGCCCGACCGTGATGGTGTCGCCCTTGATCGTCACATCGGCACCGAAGCGATTGCAGCCGTAGTTGCCCTCGGCGCGGCCCTTCGCGCCGTCCTTGCCCGCCGTGCCGGCGGTGAACTCGACGTGCGCTCCAGCCGGTGCCGCGGTCGTCCTGCCGTCGACCGTGACAT
The Streptomyces tirandamycinicus DNA segment above includes these coding regions:
- a CDS encoding DUF6274 family protein, whose amino-acid sequence is MAASTARHETRALLRAHLAAFSGYRHLTRQCPVCHRLLRLAMDPAEAVPEEPAPPSAAALGGRQTPFVTQALGSRESQEDRESRQSRADTTGTSVAAGTATAAGRTEPGATATAAEPGTAATAAGTAEPGAAEAGHRAGSGAEDPVRP
- the bldC gene encoding developmental transcriptional regulator BldC; protein product: MTARTPDAEPLLTPAEVATMFRVDPKTVTRWAKAGKLTSIRTLGGHRRYREAEVRALLAGIPQQRSEA
- a CDS encoding Leu/Phe/Val dehydrogenase; translated protein: MTDVTDGVLHTLFHSDQGGHEQVVLCQDRASGLKAVIAIHSTALGPALGGTRFYPYASEEAAVADALNLSRGMSYKNAMAGLDHGGGKAVIIGDPERIKSEELLLAYGRFVASLGGRYVTACDVGTYVADMDVVARECRWTTGRSPENGGAGDSSVLTAYGVFQGMRASAQAEWGDPTLHGRTVGVAGVGKVGHYLVEHLLEDGAEVVVTDVREESVRRITDRFPQVRVARDTDELIRTEGLDIYAPCALGGALDDETVPVLTARIVCGAANNQLAHPGVEKDLADRRILYAPDYVVNAGGVIQVADELHGFDFDRCKAKASRIFDTTLAIFARAKEDGIPPAAAADRIAEQRIAEARRR
- a CDS encoding DUF3073 domain-containing protein, with the protein product MGRGRAKAKQTKVARQLKYNSGGTDLSRLASELGASTSSQPPNAEPFEDDEDDDPYARYAEMYNDEEDEDEESGPSSQRRGA
- the purM gene encoding phosphoribosylformylglycinamidine cyclo-ligase, which translates into the protein MSETGASYAAAGVDIEAGDRAVELMKEWVKKTRRPEVLGGIGGFAGLFDASALKRYQRPLLASATDGVGTKVDLARRMGVYDTIGHDLVGMVMDDIVVCGAEPLFMTDYICVGKVHPERVAAVVKGIAEGCVLAGCALVGGETAEHPGLLGPDDFDVAGAGTGVVEADRLLGAERIRTGDVVIAMASSGLHSNGYSLVRHVVFDRAGWTLDREVPEFGRTLGEELLEPTRIYSLDCLALTRTTEVHAFSHITGGGLAANLARVVPDGLHAVVDRSTWTPGAVFGLVGAAGRVERAELEKTLNMGVGMMAVVPQESVDVALTTLADRGLDAWVAGEITERGERPTGAGMVGDYAS
- the purF gene encoding amidophosphoribosyltransferase; its protein translation is MPRGDGRLSHDLLPGEKGPQDACGVFGVWAPGEEVAKLTYFGLYALQHRGQESAGIAVSNGSQILVFKDMGLVSQVFDETSLGSLQGHIAVGHARYSTTGASVWENAQPTFRATAHGSIALGHNGNLVNTAQLAEMVAGLPRQDGRATQVAATNDTDLVTALLAGQTDDDGKPLTVEEAAAKVLPDVRGAFSLVFMDEDTLYAARDPQGIRPLVLGRLERGWVIASESAALDICGASLVREIEPGELIAIDENGIRTSRFAEAKPKGCVFEYVYLARPDTDIAGRNVYLSRVEMGRRLAKEAPVEADLVIATPESGTPAAIGYAEASGIPYGSGLVKNAYVGRTFIQPSQTIRQLGIRLKLNPLKEVIKGKRLVVVDDSIVRGNTQRALVRMLREAGAAEVHIRISSPPVKWPCFFGIDFATRAELIANGMTIDEIGTSLGADSLAYISIDGMIEATTIDKPNLCRACFDGEYPMELPDPELLGKQLLETELAGGADAADALRRP
- a CDS encoding META domain-containing protein; this translates as MRTQLIVPAAAALAAAITLTACGSEKGPGQGAGDDAGGSVQPVAPVTGVHWTVRDVTVDGRTTAAPAGAHVEFTAGTAGKDGAKGRAEGNYGCNRFGADVTIKGDTITVGPGEATEMGCPPGVAGFEEALRAAFSGELKAKVSEKNLTLAGAGGDSIALTAQPAAPLVGTKWTVTSLLQGETAASLPAGTEGRAHFVIGEDGSLSGNLGCNDFRAEVKTSGSTLTVGRLSSTRKMCAGTAGMVEQAVTEALTGTVSYELDHRSLTLTSEDSGKGLVAAAG